The region AATGATTGCCGCAAACGGGAATGCTGATGCCTATATTTCATTGGCTGGAGCCGGCCGAACAATCGATGCTGTTATACTGGAACAAATAGAAAAAAAGGCTCCTTTTCTAAAAGAAGAAGTTCAAAAAAATCTTGAATCGCTGAAAAGCGGAAAAACATTCGAATTAAAAAATCAAATGTTAGCTTCACTTTTCAGAGAAAGCGTTCAACCTTATATGATCTCTTGGATAAAATACGACCCACAAAACGAAATAAAGAAACTACAAATCCCTGTGCTCATCCTTAACGGAACTAAGGACTTACAAGTAACCGTTTCCGAAGCTGAATTATTAAAAAAAGCAAAACCCGAAGCAAAACTTGCCATTATAGAAGACATGAATCATATTTTTAAAGAAATCAAAGGCGATGATAGCGAAAACATGAAATCATACACTGATCCAAATTTAAGGCTAACAGATAAACTAGTAACCACAATCAATCTTTTTATTAAATCATTATAAGTTGTAACATTTAAAAATTTAAAAGACTTATAGCTCAAATAAAAAAACAATGAAAAAAATACTTTTTGCTTTTGCTTTTACAACTGTTCTCTGGAGTTGTAAAACGGCTTCAACATCAGCCCTTACAAAAAAAGAAGAACTGGTTCAGGTCAACATTAATCTGAATGAAATAATCGAAGACCGAGTAATGGTTACGGTAAATCCTCCATCTATTTTGGCTGAGGAAATCACCTATCACATCCCTAAAACGGTTCCCGGAACCTATTCTGAGGACAATTACGGGAGATATATTGATGATTTAAAAGCCTACGACAAAAAGGGAAATCTACTCAATGTAAAAAAAACAGACACAAATTCCTGGTCGATTGCTAATGCCAAATCTTTGGACAAAATCACTTACTTAGTCAATGATTCTTTTGATACCGAAACCGGAAAAAAATTTGGTGGTGATGAAATCTTTTCACCTGCAGGTTCTAATATTGACGCCGGCAAGAATATTATGTTAAACACCCACTGTTTTGTAGGTTATTTTACAAATCAAATGGCGACACCTTATCAAGTCACTGTGTCGCATCCGGCAACACTTTGGGGCGCTACTTCGATGACGGATTTGGATTCAAGCGACACCAGTGATCGCTTTCTAACAACTCGTTATGCTGAATTGGTCGAAAACCCGATTATGTATTCTAAACCGGATTACACCACTTTTACAGTTGATGGAATGGAAATACAAATTGCCGTTTATTCCCCAACTGGTAAATACACTGCCGAAAGTATCACTCCTGAAATGAAAACAATGATGACGGCTCAAAAGACTTTTTTAGGCAAAATAGACGCCACTAAAAAGTATACCGTTTTACTATATCTGTCCACCTTACAAGAGAATGATGCCAAAGGTTTTGGCGCCTTAGAACATCCTACTGCAACTACAGTAGTTATGCCCGAATTGATGCCAAAAGAAGAATTGGTAAAATCGATGATGGATGTAGTTTCTCATGAATTTTTTCACATCTTAACCCCTTTAACAATTCACTCTAAAGAGATTCAAAATTTTGATTACAATGCGCCAAAAATGTCAGAGCATTTATGGATGTATGAAGGTGTAACGGAATACTTTGCCAATCTTTTTCAAATAAACCAAGGCTTAATTACCGAAGACGACTTCATTAATCGTCTCGCTGATAAAATAACTCATGCTGCTGCTATGAACGACACCATGTCTTTCACAACCATGAGCGCCAATGTATTGAAACAACCTTACAAAGACCAATACCTAAATGTCTATGAAAAAGGAGCACTTATCGGAATGTGCATAGACATCATCATTAGAGAAAAAAGTAACGGAGAGAGAGGAATCCTCGACTTGATGCAAAAATTATCCGCTGAATACGGCGTTTCAAAACCTTTTGATGATGCAGAACTTTTTGCAAAAATCACTTCATTAACCTATCCTGAAGTAGGTGCGTTTTTAGAAACCCATGTGGCTGGTACAACTCCCATTCCTTATGCTACTTATTTAGCCAAAGTGGGATTAACTAAGGCAACCGAAAAAGTAGCTACTAATGTTTTCTTAAAAGGTCAGTCTCCATACATAACAGTAAATCCGCAAACCAAAGAAATCCTTGTTATTCCTGAAATCGAACTAAATGATTTTTATACCAGTTTAGGACTTAAAGGAAATGACATTTTAGTATCTATAAATGAAAAGGCCTATTCACTTGACAATATTTATGATATGATTTCGGCTAGCCAAAACTGGAAAGAAAATGACACTATCAGCATAAAAATAAAACGCGAGGGTAAGGAGCAGCTTATCAAAGGAAAAATAAAACTTCCTTATGAAGAAAAAGCAAGTTTTAAAGCGACTGACAGCTCTAAAAAGCAACTAAAAGAAGCTTGGCTAAAATCCTAAATTTAAAAAAAGCTAAAAAAATTCCAATTTAGAAATAGATTGGGATTTTTTTATGAATTTTTAATCCGCACTCAAATCATTCCAACAATTTTCTTTATTTTGCGCCAAAATATAAACACCAATGAAAAAATCAATTCTTGCATTAGTTACACTGATTTTAGTATCATCCTGTAACAAAAGTGAACCAAAAAACAATTTACATCTTACCGGAAATATCAAAGGATTAAAAAAAGGAACTTTATACATCCAAAGAGTCCTAGACACTACTCTTGTTCCTATTGATTCGATTACAATCGACGGGAATTCTGCCTTTGAAAGAAACATTGCATTAGAATCTCCTGAAATGTTATACTTATTTCTAGACAGAGGTATGACTAATTCATTAGACAATAATATCTCCTTTTTTGCTGAACCGGGAAAAATAAACATAGAAACCAATCTGGATTCTTACATTGCTGGAGCTAAAATATCCGGTTCAAAAAATCAAGAATTATTTGAAGAATACCGAAAAACAAACTCCCGTTTTCAAGACGAGAGCCTAAATTTGATCGAAGCAAAATTTAAAGCAATAAAAAGCAATAATACTAAGGCAGTAGATAGTTTGACCGCAAAACAAGAATCGAATCTAAAACGAAAGTATTTATTTGCAACTAACTTTGCAATCAATAATAAAGACTATGAAGTGGCGCCTTATATTGCTTTATCAGAAATTTACGATATTAACATCAAATATTTAGATACTATTCATAAATCAATGACTCCAAAAGTAGCAGAGTCTCTCTACGGAAAAAAATTAACGGAATACATAAAATCAATCAAAGCTCAAAAGTAGAGTCCGATTTTCTTTAAAAATTAAAAGCCATCCTGTTTGATCAATAGGATGGCTTTTTTGAATAAAAGCAATAGCATTTAAAACACAACAGTCATAATCCCAGACCTCAAAAAGGCATACTAAAAACACTCCAATTTATTTGAAATTATTTTGCTATTTTTACCCTCCAAAGCCCCCAAAACCTATGTGGAAAAACCTATCTATTAAAACACAGTTAATTTTAATTCTTTTGATCCCCGTTTCGGGATTAGTGTATTTAACTTTTACAAGCAGTCAGAATTCCTACAACAAATACACTAAAATTAATCATAGTTTACAAAATATAAACAACATTGCTAATTTCTCAAAAGTAATTAATTTAATAAATGATGAAAGAGGTCTCTACCTGATTTCTACATTTGATTCAAGTAGAAAAGCAGAATATCAAAATAAAGTTAAGGAAACAAGCGAATGGTTTTTGAATTTTAAGACATCCGATTCGACAATAATAAAAAACCTAACTATTGCCAAAGCTCTTTTAAAAACGGTACGATCTGATGCTGAAAAGAATCAAATTTCTCCTGAAAAAATATTCAATCAATACGTCTCTATAAATTTCTTTTTCAATAACATAATTGAAAGCCAAATCATAGATTGCCAGATTCCAGAATTTACAAAACTGGCCAACAATTTCAATTGTTATAACGACTTAGAAAATGCAACAACACTAATCAGAGGGATTATACTTAATAAAGTAACTAATAAAACTACCAGTGCTACATTAGAAGCTTTCTATCAAGAAGCAAAGATAATTAATAATAGTATCCACTTTAGATTGACCAATTTCGAAACAAATGGGATAAACAATGGAATCATTGAATATAAAAAATCAGATGAATTTAAATCTTTTTTGGCCAATTCAGAATCAATCATCAATAATAAACCCAATAATATAACTACCGAAAAATGGTGGAACACATCCGCTCTTATAGTTTCTAAAATCAGCAAATTAGAGAAAGATAATCTAGATTACATACTCAATTATGGAGAACAAAAAAAGCGAGAAGCTTTCACTTCTGTCGCTTTAACAATCACATTATTGATTGTATTATTACTAACTAATTTTCTTTTATTTTTCAAACTAATAAACAATACTTCGAGTAACCTTAAAAACGTTTCTAGCGCGATAAGGAGAATTGCATTGGGTAAAATTGACTTTAAAGAAAACCTTTCCGGCAATACTGAATTCTATTCCATCAATAATTCTTTAAAAGATTTGATTAAAGCTATAAAAGAGCAAATCTATTTATCAGCCAAAATCAGTTCGGGAAATTATGGCGACACCATCGAACTAAGAAGTGCATCGGACACGCTAAACGACTCTTTGAACAACATGTCTTTAGAGCTGAAAAAATTCAATGATAAATCTAATGAAAATAGTTTATTAGAGAAAAATATCATTCAGGTCAACAAGACAATCATTGATTCTAAGGATTTGAATGAATTTGGAACTAATTTATGCAGCATCCTGATTAATCAAACGAATAGCTGTCAAGCGACTTTTTATATAACAAACTATATTGATCACAAAGAAGATTTAATCAAAATAGGAAGCTTTGCAGAGAATGAAGATACGCCAAAAACAATACAAATTGGAGAAGGTTTAGTAGGCGAGGTTTTCAAAAGCAACCAACAAAAATGTTTGAATAATTTACAAAACGGCTATTCCTATGTTGCATCCTCACTTGGAAAGACAGCTTTATACAATGTATTAATAACGCCCGTTTCGTTTAAAAACGCCGTAATTGGCGTAATCGAAATTGGATCATTTGAAAATTTTACTGATACCGATAAAAAATTATTAAATATCTTAGTCGATTCCGTAGGAAGTGCCATAGAAGTATTCATCCGTAATGAAGAATTAAGACTTTCGGTTGCTGAAATCAACCGAAAAAATAATATTCTACAAGTTCAGGAAGAAGAACTTAGACAAAACAATGAAGAACTCAATAAACATACTTTACTACTTCAACAATCAGAAGAAGAATTAAAAAATCAAGCCGCCGAATTAGAGCAAACCAATGCTTATTTAGAAGAAAAAGGAAGAGAACTTGAGAATAAAAATTACGAAATAGAAATTAAAAACAGCGACTTGATTGTTGCTCAAGAGGAACTCAATATCAAATCAGAAGAAATTGCACAAGCAAGCAAATACAAATCTGAATTCCTGGCCAATATGTCCCATGAATTGAGAACTCCTTTGAACAGTATTCTTATCCTTTCTGATCTCTTGAAAGAAAATGTAAACGGAAATCTATCCAATGCTCAAATCGACAATTTATCTGTGATTAATTCCTCAGGGAAAGATTTATTGAATTTGATTACTGATATCTTAGACATTTCTAAGATAGAATCCGGCAAGGTAGAAGTATATCCAGAAGAAACCGTTATTGAACGAATCTTCTCTGATATGGACAGTTTATTTAGAGTCCAGATGGAAAAAAAGGAGATCGATTTTAAAACGGTCATCACTGACAATTGCCCAAGAAAAATTAACACCGATGTTGGAAAGATTGAACAAATTCTCAAAAACTTCTTATCTAACGCGCTCAAATTCACACCAAATAAAGGAGAAGTAATCCTAACCTTTGATTCCGGAACAGAGAAACAGGAATACCTGACACCATCATTAGCATTATTGCCTGCAAATGAAATCCTGTCCATTCATATTAAAGATAACGGAATTGGAATTTCAGAGGAAAACAAGAAAAAACTGTTCCAAACCTTTCAGCAAGCCGACAGTTCAACCAGCCGAAAATATGGCGGGACAGGTTTAGGTTTATTTATATCCAAAGAATTGGCTATCCTACTAGGAGGAGAAGTTTCCTTTACAAGTGCGATAAACAACGGCAGCACCTTTAGTATCTTTGTACCAATCACCTATAAAAATACCACTTCAATCCCGGTTGAAGCGAAAGAAAATAGCGTTCAAGAAGAAGTAACGATAGAAACCGAATATCCAAATCCAGACAAAGAATTTGTTGATTTGG is a window of Flavobacterium acetivorans DNA encoding:
- a CDS encoding alpha/beta hydrolase, with protein sequence MKKPLLLLLVLLSTLCFSQENKELISFNKKEITINPLIKGALYSPLKENKKTNLVILIAGSGPTDRDGNQKGMTNNSLKYLAEDLAKNDIAVFSYDKRIIAQMAAGIMDEKTLLFDDFIKDSKDILTFFKNQKKYNKIIIAGHSEGALIGMIAANGNADAYISLAGAGRTIDAVILEQIEKKAPFLKEEVQKNLESLKSGKTFELKNQMLASLFRESVQPYMISWIKYDPQNEIKKLQIPVLILNGTKDLQVTVSEAELLKKAKPEAKLAIIEDMNHIFKEIKGDDSENMKSYTDPNLRLTDKLVTTINLFIKSL
- a CDS encoding peptidase M61, giving the protein MKKILFAFAFTTVLWSCKTASTSALTKKEELVQVNINLNEIIEDRVMVTVNPPSILAEEITYHIPKTVPGTYSEDNYGRYIDDLKAYDKKGNLLNVKKTDTNSWSIANAKSLDKITYLVNDSFDTETGKKFGGDEIFSPAGSNIDAGKNIMLNTHCFVGYFTNQMATPYQVTVSHPATLWGATSMTDLDSSDTSDRFLTTRYAELVENPIMYSKPDYTTFTVDGMEIQIAVYSPTGKYTAESITPEMKTMMTAQKTFLGKIDATKKYTVLLYLSTLQENDAKGFGALEHPTATTVVMPELMPKEELVKSMMDVVSHEFFHILTPLTIHSKEIQNFDYNAPKMSEHLWMYEGVTEYFANLFQINQGLITEDDFINRLADKITHAAAMNDTMSFTTMSANVLKQPYKDQYLNVYEKGALIGMCIDIIIREKSNGERGILDLMQKLSAEYGVSKPFDDAELFAKITSLTYPEVGAFLETHVAGTTPIPYATYLAKVGLTKATEKVATNVFLKGQSPYITVNPQTKEILVIPEIELNDFYTSLGLKGNDILVSINEKAYSLDNIYDMISASQNWKENDTISIKIKREGKEQLIKGKIKLPYEEKASFKATDSSKKQLKEAWLKS
- a CDS encoding DUF4369 domain-containing protein, which produces MKKSILALVTLILVSSCNKSEPKNNLHLTGNIKGLKKGTLYIQRVLDTTLVPIDSITIDGNSAFERNIALESPEMLYLFLDRGMTNSLDNNISFFAEPGKINIETNLDSYIAGAKISGSKNQELFEEYRKTNSRFQDESLNLIEAKFKAIKSNNTKAVDSLTAKQESNLKRKYLFATNFAINNKDYEVAPYIALSEIYDINIKYLDTIHKSMTPKVAESLYGKKLTEYIKSIKAQK
- a CDS encoding response regulator; protein product: MWKNLSIKTQLILILLIPVSGLVYLTFTSSQNSYNKYTKINHSLQNINNIANFSKVINLINDERGLYLISTFDSSRKAEYQNKVKETSEWFLNFKTSDSTIIKNLTIAKALLKTVRSDAEKNQISPEKIFNQYVSINFFFNNIIESQIIDCQIPEFTKLANNFNCYNDLENATTLIRGIILNKVTNKTTSATLEAFYQEAKIINNSIHFRLTNFETNGINNGIIEYKKSDEFKSFLANSESIINNKPNNITTEKWWNTSALIVSKISKLEKDNLDYILNYGEQKKREAFTSVALTITLLIVLLLTNFLLFFKLINNTSSNLKNVSSAIRRIALGKIDFKENLSGNTEFYSINNSLKDLIKAIKEQIYLSAKISSGNYGDTIELRSASDTLNDSLNNMSLELKKFNDKSNENSLLEKNIIQVNKTIIDSKDLNEFGTNLCSILINQTNSCQATFYITNYIDHKEDLIKIGSFAENEDTPKTIQIGEGLVGEVFKSNQQKCLNNLQNGYSYVASSLGKTALYNVLITPVSFKNAVIGVIEIGSFENFTDTDKKLLNILVDSVGSAIEVFIRNEELRLSVAEINRKNNILQVQEEELRQNNEELNKHTLLLQQSEEELKNQAAELEQTNAYLEEKGRELENKNYEIEIKNSDLIVAQEELNIKSEEIAQASKYKSEFLANMSHELRTPLNSILILSDLLKENVNGNLSNAQIDNLSVINSSGKDLLNLITDILDISKIESGKVEVYPEETVIERIFSDMDSLFRVQMEKKEIDFKTVITDNCPRKINTDVGKIEQILKNFLSNALKFTPNKGEVILTFDSGTEKQEYLTPSLALLPANEILSIHIKDNGIGISEENKKKLFQTFQQADSSTSRKYGGTGLGLFISKELAILLGGEVSFTSAINNGSTFSIFVPITYKNTTSIPVEAKENSVQEEVTIETEYPNPDKEFVDLAANIKDDRNKADIDDKTILIIEDDASFAEVLLQVAHDNGFKAIIAHQGETGFQYAKKYSPKAIILDMKLPGIDGWTVLKWLKEDPELQHIPVHVMSGMKREKLAKEMGAFDFLVKPITPQKLKNAFQSIDNQINKIYKKVLIVEDDVKLNYSIKELVHSSDKNVICIQAHSRLEAENILKNDEVDCAIIDLSLPDSNNIKSISELKKISKNPNIKIIVNTGKNLSDEDQLELEKNADSIVIKTNDVTERLKDELLLFINKIESTEDLKYKNAPNLSGGEILKNKNILIVDDDIRNIYALSAALTSKGAVISTAFNGVEALKALDSNSNIDIVLMDIMMPEMDGFEATRKIRENIKWKDLPIIALTAKAMKGDRDEIIKAGASDYQSKPIDIQKLISLISIWIYK